One segment of Anastrepha obliqua isolate idAnaObli1 chromosome 3, idAnaObli1_1.0, whole genome shotgun sequence DNA contains the following:
- the LOC129242083 gene encoding histone-lysine N-methyltransferase SETMAR-like encodes MSDRKVKVREIADILKISAGSVHAVIHKHLGMKKVFSKWVPRLVTPAQKPQGIDDSKSCLDMFTRNKSEFLDKTWIHHFTPESNRQSAEWHEAGENRPKRPKTLQSAGKIMTSVFWDAHGIIFIDYLQKGQTINSDYYIALLERLKDEIAKKRPHMAKKKAKC; translated from the exons ATGTCCGATCGTAAAGTGAAAGTGAGGGAGATTGCTGACATTCTAAAGATATCAGCAGGCAGTGTACACGCCGTAATACACAAAcatttgggtatgaaaaaggtgttttccaaatgggtgccgcgtttggtCACACCGGCGCAAAAACCACAAGGAATCGATGATTCAAAGAGCTGTTTGGACATGTTTACGCGCAATAAGTCGGAGTTTTTGGATAAAACATGGATCCACCATTTCACTCCAGAGTCAAATCGGCAGTCTGCTGAGTGGCATGAAGCCGGTGAAAACCGCCCAAAGCGACCAAAGACGCTGCAGTCGGCTGGCAAGATTATGACGTCTGTATTTTGGGATGCGCATGGAataatattcatcgactatctCCAGAAGGGGCAGACAATCAACAGCGACTATTATATAGCGTTATTGGAGCGTTTGAAAGACGAAATCGCAAAGAAACGGCCTCATATGgcgaagaaaaaa GCAAAATGTTAA
- the LOC129241300 gene encoding uncharacterized protein LOC129241300, with protein sequence MTDTELILKIINAVKQRDCLWNVHSSEYAKRDKLEKAWQEVADDVGRPDVFCREKWRNVRTGFLRSIQYNNNARTDNGDSTEDVPTPRRKRFYLYDEMKFLLPSTETIGQTKKRRKLSRGTKPRTSNDEPSGEYVDTVSTIQTYAANEDTKRNSNEVIQSTNATYPELLNELQLTPSTPKPLVMKINQSPPIKIDEAKGEQNMHSTPIVAPTVAAKCEVENNTTIPESFNATAKRNECDGRDEQQLLAFFRGNIDDILSLPRHKQRLFKRRMLELIDDLHRPDNSVSTSRYC encoded by the exons ATGACGGACACTGAGCTTATCCTGAAAATAATTAATGCTGTAAAACAACGCGATTGTCTGTGGAATGTGCATTCATCAGAATATGCAAAGCGGGACAAACTAGAAAAAGCTTGGCAAGAAGTTGCCGATGACGTTGGCAGACCGG ATGTATTTTGTCGTGAAAAGTGGCGAAATGTGCGCACTGGCTTCCTACGAAGTATCCAGTATAACAATAATGCACGTACTGACAATGGTGATAGTACCGAAGATGTGCCCACACCACGTCGTAAACGTTTCTACTTGTatgatgaaatgaaatttctctTGCCGTCAACAGAAACTATAGGGCAaacaaaaaagagaagaaaacttTCCCGAGGTACTAAACCAAGGACATCAAATGACGAGCCTAGCGGAGAATATGTCGACACCGTATCCACAATACAAACGTACGCTGCAAATGAAGATACCAAACGCAACAGTAATGAGGTAATACAGAGTACCAATGCTACCTATCCAGAGCTATTGAATGAACTACAGCTCACCCCTAGCACACCTAAACCGTTGGTGATGAAAATTAACCAATCACCTCCGATCAAGATTGACGAAGCGAAAGGCGAACAAAATATGCATTCAACTCCCATAGTTGCCCCTACCGTTGCAGCGAAATGCGAAGTTGAAAATAATACAACGATCCCGGAATCTTTCAATGCAACTGCGAAACGTAACGAATGCGATGGTCGCGATGAACAACAGttactggccttttttcgtGGCAACATCGACGATATATTGTCACTTCCTCGTCACAAACAACGTTTGTTTAAACGACGAATGTTGGAACTTATCGACGATTTACATCGCCCAGATAATAGTGTATCAACTAGCCGCTACTGTTAA